From Oryza sativa Japonica Group chromosome 4, ASM3414082v1, one genomic window encodes:
- the LOC4335012 gene encoding uncharacterized protein produces MPASDKQLASTVKKVTSRELPKKGADIVNMSQGTSPLPKDKGTATEPGKTVGTKRSDAPSSPGYHNVYVRRKVENDHSKVSSSQEVKGNGRDKTKEQETQQNVQHDQTNKPEVSSSVAVQHDQSNKPDLSSSVAVQHDQTNKPELSSSVAVQHDQSNKPDLSSSVAVQHDQTNKPELPSSVAVQHDQTNKPELPSSVAVQHDQTNKPELPSSVAVQHDQTNKPELPSSVAESGGIVSPKSPEKTNEQIVNKKNEPPVAPGTTVQDDTHKSSNQYWNARFNRLQTYLESCDRSTQEGYMRMLRSLSAADRSMHAIDLEKRAIHLLVEEGKELQRMKALNVLGKVSPNGPSKQAPL; encoded by the exons ATGCCAGCTAGTGACAAGCAACTAGCATCCACAGTGAAGAAAGTAACATCGCGTGAGCTGCCAAAGAAAGGTGCAGACATTGTAAATATGTCTCAGGGCACTTCACCGCTGCCAAAGGATAAAGGTACTGCGACAGAGCCTGGAAAGACCGTGGGCACCAAACGGTCTGATGCTCCTTCAAGTCCTGGGTATCATAATGTTTATGTACGAAGAAAAGTGGAAAATGACCATAGTAAAGTGAGTTCTTCTCAGGAGGTGAAGGGTAATGGAAGAGACAAAACAAAAGAGCAGGAGACACAGCAAAATGTGCAACATGATCAGACCAATAAACCAGAAGTGTCATCTTCTGTTGCTGTGCAACATGATCAGTCCAATAAGCCAGATTTGTCATCTTCTGTTGCTGTGCAACATGATCAGACCAATAAACCAGAATTGTCATCTTCTGTTGCTGTGCAACATGATCAGTCCAATAAGCCAGATTTGTCATCTTCTGTTGCTGTGCAACATGATCAGACCAATAAGCCAGAATTGCCATCTTCTGTTGCTGTGCAACATGATCAGACCAATAAGCCAGAATTGCCATCTTCTGTTGCTGTGCAACATGATCAGACCAATAAGCCAGAATTGCCATCTTCTGTTGCTGTGCAACATGATCAGACCAATAAGCCAGAATTGCCATCTTCTGTTGCTGAATCTGGAGGCATAGTGTCTCCTAAATCTCCTGAAAAAACAAATGAACAAATTGTGAACAAGAAAAATGAGCCTCCTGTAGCTCCTGGTACTACCGTTCAAGATGATACCCATAAGTCAAGCAATCAATACTGGAATGCGAGATTTAATCGGTTACAGACATATTTGGAGAGCTGTGATCGGTCAACTCAGGAGGGTTATATGCGAA TGCTTAGGTCCCTCTCGGCGGCTGATCGAAGCATGCATGCAATTGATCTGGAGAAAAGGGCAATTCACTTATTAGTGGAGGAAG GGAAAGAGCTGCAACGGATGAAGGCTTTGAATGTTCTGGGAAAAGTTTCGCCAAACGGTCCTTCAAAACAGGCCCCTTTGTAG